One Megalops cyprinoides isolate fMegCyp1 chromosome 17, fMegCyp1.pri, whole genome shotgun sequence DNA window includes the following coding sequences:
- the hey2 gene encoding hairy/enhancer-of-split related with YRPW motif protein 2 — translation MKRPCEDTTSDSDMDETIDVGSENNYSGQSSGSLIRSSSPTTTSQVMARKKRRGIIEKRRRDRINNSLSELRRLVPTAFEKQGSAKLEKAEILQMTVDHLKMLQATGGKGFFDAHSLAMDFMSIGFRECLTEVARYLSSVEGLDTSDPLRVRLVSHLSTCASQREAAAMTSSMAHHHQALHPHQWATAFHPLPAAFLQQNGLPSSEGAASRLSEGPPRSSALLTATFSHSDSTLRAPSTGSVAPCVPPLSTSLLSLSATVHAAAAAAAAQTFPLSFPGGFPIFTPSVTAATVAVSAVSPTLSTASGSPQTNGGSSSSSSSSSKPYRPWGTEVGAF, via the exons ATGAAGAGGCCTTGCGAGGACACTACCTCTGACAGCGACATGGATGAAACTATAGATGTCGGGAGCGAAAATAACTATTCAGG ACAAAGCAGCGGTTCTCTCATCAGATCCAGCTCCCCAACAACAACATCCCAAGTtatggcaagaaaaaaaagaagaggg ATAATCGAAAAGAGACGGAGGGATCGCATCAATAACAGTTTATCAGAACTGCGGCGACTTGTCCCCACTGCGTTTGAAAAACAG GGATCTGCCAAACTagaaaaagctgaaatattgCAGATGACAGTTGATCATCTTAAAATGCTTCAGGCAACTGGTGGTAAAG GGTTTTTCGACGCGCACTCTCTGGCCATGGACTTCATGAGCATCGGTTTCCGCGAGTGTCTGACGGAAGTGGCCCGGTACCTGAGCTCCGTGGAGGGGCTGGACACCAGCGACCCCCTGCGCGTGCGCCTCGTCTCCCACCTGAGCACGTGCGCCTCCCAGAGGGAGGCAGCTGCCATGACGTCCTCCATGGCGCACCACCACCAGGCCCTGCACCCCCACCAGTGGGCCACCGCCTTCCACCCGCTCCCCGCCGCCTTCCTCCAGCAGAACGGACTTCCTTCCTCGGAGGGCGCTGCCAGCAGACTGTCCGAGGGGCCCCCGCGCAGCTCGGCGCTCCTGACCGCCACCTTCTCTCATAGTGACTCCACTCTCAGGGCGCCCTCTACTGGCAGCGTCGCGCCCTGCGTTCCGCCACTCTCCACCTCGCTGCTGTCGCTCTCCGCCACGGTGCATGCCGCCGCTGCAGCAGCCGCCGCCCAgacattccctctctccttccccggAGGATTTCCCATCTTCACCCCGAGCGTCACCGCCGCGACCGTGGCTGTTTCGGCGGTCAGCCCCACGTTATCGACCGCATCGGGATCCCCACAGACCAacggcggcagcagcagcagcagcagcagcagcagcaagccGTACCGACCCTGGGGGACTGAGGTGGGAGCGTTTTGA
- the LOC118791755 gene encoding solute carrier family 35 member D3, whose amino-acid sequence MEVCRGRFLGISVAVAHGFFSGSLNILLKFLITTYNFNYLTLIQCLTSITAALTLEILRRLGKIDIPPYNLNLAKVFASVCILSTLQSTLTLWSLRGLSLPMYVVFKRCLPLVTLGIGVCLLKNGVPSFGVTAAVLITTIGAALAGAGDLTGDPFGYVTGVLAVIIHASYLVLIQKTSADSDYGPLTAQYAIAVTASPVLLVCAIASMDFIDVWSYPGWTNPFVPCIFVTCILIGCAMNFTTLHCTYINSAVTTSFVGVVKSIATITVGMLAFEDVKPTRLFVAGVVVNTVGSVTYCVVKYFETKKKSKYQDLEEASKDEELPGQPYTEEKKPNGDLEIMPNGDVVAPVEPHHCNDSTVQEGGSVEPTELQTHGNPPQNGANNLSLSDSYVGVWRSIRNMKFLKKDTLIDNMEVQSP is encoded by the exons ATGGAAGTTTGCAGGGGCCGTTTTCTGGGGATATCGGTGGCAGTTGCGCACGGATTCTTCTCGGGATCGCTGaacattttgttgaaatttCTCATTACGACTTACAACTTCAACTACCTCACGCTCATTCAGTGCCTGACCAGCATCACTGCGGCGCTCACCCTCGAGATCCTCAGGAGACTTGGAAAGATTGATATCCCCCCGTACAACCTGAATTTGGCCAAAGTTTTCGCAAGTGTATGCATCCTCTCCACGCTGCAATCCACTCTAACCCTCTGGTCTCTGCGAGGGCTCAGCCTGCCCATGTATGTGGTTTTTAAACGGTGTCTACCTCTCGTCACTCTGGGTATCGGAGTCTGCCTCCTGAAGAACGGAGTCCCCTCCTTTGGGGTGACCGCAGCGGTGCTCATCACAACCATTGGAGCCGCTTTAGCCG GAGCGGGGGACCTCACAGGCGATCCATTTGGGTACGTGACGGGCGTCCTGGCCGTGATCATCCATGCCTCGTACTTGGTTCTGATCCAGAAGACGAGCGCGGACAGCGACTACGGCCCGCTGACCGCCCAGTACGCCATCGCCGTCACCGCCTCCCCCGTGCTGCTGGTCTGCGCCATCGCCAGCATGGACTTCATCGACGTGTGGTCCTACCCAGGCTGGACCAACCCCTTCGTCCCCTGCATCTTCGTCACCTGCATCCTCATAGGCTGCGCCATGAACTTCACCACTCTCCACTGCACCTACATCAACTCCGCCGTTACCACCAGCTTTGTTGGGGTGGTGAAGAGCATAGCCACCATCACCGTGGGCATGCTGGCATTTGAGGACGTGAAGCCCACCCGCCTGTTTGTGGCTGGGGTTGTGGTGAACACGGTGGGGTCGGTCACCTACTGTGTGGTGAAGTATTTTGAGACGAAGAAGAAGAGCAAGTACCAGGACCTGGAGGAGGCCAGCAAGGATGAGGAGTTGCCCGGACAACCGtacacagaggagaaaaagccCAATGGGGACCTGGAGATCATGCCCAATGGAGATGTGGTGGCCCCTGTGGAACCTCACCACTGCAATGACTCTACTGTACAAGAGGGTGGCTCAGTGGAACCCACTGAATTACAGACACATGGAAACCCACCGCAGAACGGGGCCAACAATCTGTCTTTGAGTGACAGTTATGTAGGAGTGTGGAGGTCTATTCGGAACATGAAGTTTCTGAAGAAAGACACTTTAATCGATAATATGGAGGTACAAAGCCCTTGA
- the pex7 gene encoding peroxisomal biogenesis factor 7 isoform X2 gives MAEVMKTFRFPSRHGYAVEISPFFATRLACATSQYYGIAGCGTLFVLEQSEAGISLLRSFDWNDGLFDITWSENNEHVLVTGAGDGSLQIWDTANPQGPLQVLKEHTQEVYSVDWSQTRVETLVVSGSWDHTAKVWDPERARCLCSLRGHEGVIYSTVWSPHIPGCFASASGDGTLRVWDVKAGTSRLIVPAHKAEILSCDWCKYDQNVIVTGAVDCSLRVWDLRNVRQPVSELLGHSYAIRRVKFSPFKLTVLASCSYDFTVRFWDYSKDRPVLGTLEHHTEFVCGLDFNLHVPDQVVDCAWDETVKIYTPPCLAALKHSTP, from the exons ATGGCAGAAGTAATGAAGACGTTCAGATTCCCATCTCGACACGGCTATGCAGTAGAGATATCCCCGTTTTTTGCAACCCGATTGGCATGTGCTACGTCTCAATACTACGGAATAGCAG GATGCGGGACACTGTTCGTGCTGGAACAGAGTGAAGCTGGCATTTCTCTCTTAAGAAG CTTTGACTGGAATGACGGCCTTTTCGACATCACCTGGAGTGAGAATAACGAGCACGTTCTGGTGACAGGGGCGGGTGACGGTTCTCTGCAGATCTGGGACACGGCCAACCCCCAGGGGCCTCTACAGGTGCTGAAAGAGCACACGCAGGAG GTGTACAGTGTGGACTGGAGTCAAACGCGTGTGGAGACGCTGGTGGTCTCTGGCTCCTGGGACCACACTGCCAAAGTG TGGGATCCAGAGCGCGCTCGGTGTCTGTGCTCCCTGAGGGGTCATGAAGGGGTCatttacagcacagtgtggtCCCCGCATATCCCAGGATGCTTTGCATCTGCATCAG GCGACGGGACGCTTCGAGTGTGGGATGTGAAAGCGGGCACGTCCAGGCTGATTGTCCCGGCGCACAAGGCAGAAATCCTCAGCTGCGATTGGTGCAAATACGACCAG AACGTGATCGTGACTGGAGCGGTGGACTGCAGCCTGCGCGTCTGGGACCTGCGGAACGTGCGGCAGCCAGTTTCCGAGCTGCTGGGTCACTCTTATGCCATACGGAGAGTAAAG TTCTCCCCATTCAAGCTGACAGTCCTGGCATCCTGCTCCTATGACTTCACTGTCAG GTTCTGGGACTACTCCAAGGACCGGCCTGTGCTGGGCACGCTGGAGCACCACACCGAGTTTGTGTGCGGGCTGGACTTTAACCTGCACGTCCCCGACCAG GTTGTGGACTGCGCCTGGGATGAGACCGTGAAAATATATACACCTCCGTGCCTAGCAGCACTTAAGCACAGTACTCCGTAG
- the pex7 gene encoding peroxisomal biogenesis factor 7 isoform X1 encodes MAEVMKTFRFPSRHGYAVEISPFFATRLACATSQYYGIAGCGTLFVLEQSEAGISLLRSFDWNDGLFDITWSENNEHVLVTGAGDGSLQIWDTANPQGPLQVLKEHTQEVYSVDWSQTRVETLVVSGSWDHTAKVWDPERARCLCSLRGHEGVIYSTVWSPHIPGCFASASGDGTLRVWDVKAGTSRLIVPAHKAEILSCDWCKYDQNVIVTGAVDCSLRVWDLRNVRQPVSELLGHSYAIRRVKFSPFKLTVLASCSYDFTVRFWDYSKDRPVLGTLEHHTEFVCGLDFNLHVPDQVKWPHFHPNTSLTIRGSQNYIMCNKLTCKVHFFNMLFYW; translated from the exons ATGGCAGAAGTAATGAAGACGTTCAGATTCCCATCTCGACACGGCTATGCAGTAGAGATATCCCCGTTTTTTGCAACCCGATTGGCATGTGCTACGTCTCAATACTACGGAATAGCAG GATGCGGGACACTGTTCGTGCTGGAACAGAGTGAAGCTGGCATTTCTCTCTTAAGAAG CTTTGACTGGAATGACGGCCTTTTCGACATCACCTGGAGTGAGAATAACGAGCACGTTCTGGTGACAGGGGCGGGTGACGGTTCTCTGCAGATCTGGGACACGGCCAACCCCCAGGGGCCTCTACAGGTGCTGAAAGAGCACACGCAGGAG GTGTACAGTGTGGACTGGAGTCAAACGCGTGTGGAGACGCTGGTGGTCTCTGGCTCCTGGGACCACACTGCCAAAGTG TGGGATCCAGAGCGCGCTCGGTGTCTGTGCTCCCTGAGGGGTCATGAAGGGGTCatttacagcacagtgtggtCCCCGCATATCCCAGGATGCTTTGCATCTGCATCAG GCGACGGGACGCTTCGAGTGTGGGATGTGAAAGCGGGCACGTCCAGGCTGATTGTCCCGGCGCACAAGGCAGAAATCCTCAGCTGCGATTGGTGCAAATACGACCAG AACGTGATCGTGACTGGAGCGGTGGACTGCAGCCTGCGCGTCTGGGACCTGCGGAACGTGCGGCAGCCAGTTTCCGAGCTGCTGGGTCACTCTTATGCCATACGGAGAGTAAAG TTCTCCCCATTCAAGCTGACAGTCCTGGCATCCTGCTCCTATGACTTCACTGTCAG GTTCTGGGACTACTCCAAGGACCGGCCTGTGCTGGGCACGCTGGAGCACCACACCGAGTTTGTGTGCGGGCTGGACTTTAACCTGCACGTCCCCGACCAGGTAAAATGGCCACACTTCCACCCTAACACGAGCCTTACCATACGCGGGAGTCAAAACTATATAATGTGCAACAAGCTCACTTGCAAAGTGCacttttttaatatgttattttattggtGA